The Telopea speciosissima isolate NSW1024214 ecotype Mountain lineage chromosome 11, Tspe_v1, whole genome shotgun sequence genome includes the window GTCCATGTTGCATCAAATTTTCCGTTGTGACCTAGGCTGCTCTTTTTGGATGAACTATGGTAGTTGATCATTGAAAACAGGTTCAGCTCTACAGGACAGTTCCACATTTGGATGAACTTTGCTGCCTCAATCTGGATGTCATCCTTTCAGATTttgactgaaaaaaaaaaaaaaataagacaatGAAATAATCCAAATTTCAACTGAAATTTTCGTATGAGTTGAGATTTCTATCTTTGAGAGAGATAGATCTGAGGAGAGTGAAACTACTAAAGGAGTGAAAGTTCTTATTTAAGAAGGGACTCCATGAAATTTAGTAGGTATCctatcacccaaaaaaaaaataacctaCCTACCTTTTGCCGAATATGTTGAGATTCCAAACTAAAGCTTTCCTATCATAGGCATTTATATGGTAATATGAATAGTTGGGATAAATATACATGAGTTATTAGCTCATTTCTATATATTAATATGAAACTTTATTGCTATGTTGTTAAGAATGCATTACTTGTTTCCCTTTTTGATCTAAGAGAGAGCTTCAGACCCATCAATGTGCTCTTCACTGCATCAGCTGCTCTTTGtgccattttcttcttcttcctattcgtAGGAGTTTTTCAAGATTAAGTATATTAAAATTTTACTTTGGTACTTCATATGGTTAGATTTGTCGTAATTGATTTCATcgtattttgtaatttttgttttggtacTAGATGGATATTGACTCCGAGAACGAAGAGATGATATTGATTTGGGTACTTATTGCTGTTGTTATAGCAGTAGAAAAGTATAACAAATTGTTCCTCACAATATAACCTTATCGGTTTGTAATCGTGGATGGATTGAGACAAAGAGAATAATTGGTGTTTCCGACACGGTTTGTAGAGATTTAATAAGAATGTGTAGAAGGTCTTTTTATAGCTTATGTCAAAGGCTATAAGATGGTGGCCTACTGTTTCATACCAACTCAATTCAAGTCGAAGAACAATTGGTGATATTTTTATTCACAAGTGCCCATAATGTCAAGAACCGAGTTATGAAGCATAATTTTGGACACTCTGGTGAGACAGTAAGTCGATACTTTAACAAAGTATTACATGCAATTCTTAAATTGTACCCAGTGTTACTGACTCCTCCAAGTACCACAACCcatgaaaaaatattaaataaccgAAGAAGCTTCTACCCCTACTTCAAGAACTGCATTGGAGCTATAGATGGGTCACATGAACCAACTTGGGTTCCAGTTGTTCATCATTGCAGATTTCAAGATAGGAAAGGAACTATATCTCAAAATATTCTAGCTGCATGCGATCATGACAGAAAGTTTACATATGTACTATCTGGTTGGGAAGGATCTGCAGTAGATTCTAGAATATTAGATGAAGCCATTCATAGACATGGTGAAATCAAGTTAGTGGTACCTACAGGTAAATTTTATCTAGTTGATGCTGAGTTtgccaacaaaatggggttctTGAGACCGTATCATAATGTTAGGTACCATTTGAAGGGGTGGAAGAATTCAAACTTGTCACCAATAAATAAACAAGAATTATTTAATCTGCGATATTCTAAGCTATGAAACGTTATTGAACGAGCATTTTCTAATTTGAAGTCAAGGTTCAAGATATTGAAGGTTCAAGCGGAATACCCATTCAAGACTTGAGCAAAAATTGTGCAAGCATGTGTTCTCATACATAACCATATCCTTACACAACATAGtgctgaagaagaagatgagtggCTATCTACAGATGAGATAGCTGAAGGGCCTAGTCCAGTGTTCAACCAAACCAACATATTGACACATATGCTGAAGATGAAGTTGAGGATGATCACAGTGATGATGAAGTTGATGTTGATCAATTCAGAGAAGAAATAGCTGAGAAGATGTGGGCTGACTGGATGACAGACTATACGGATGATGAAGAAACTTCTGCTTCTTTTGATGATAAGTTTGATTGATATTGTAATGTATTGGATTATAAACTTTAGAcatgtttttgtgttttattgGTGTTTAAACTTCTGACATGTTTCTTTTATATTTGCTTTATGAACTTATGTCATGTTGTGTTAAGTTTTATGTTTATTATGTTTCATGATCTCAATGTTGAATGGATGATTGGATCTCAAtgaggaatgattgtattaacATAGTATGTCATGCAATTATTGTTTTTGtgtttgaagattttttattttttgtatatgAATTTCATTACTAGTCATACTTAGAGTTGAGTTATTGCAATGAAAGTGAACAACAGGGCATAAACAATGGCTACACAAGAGGGAACCCAATCTAGATCACAATCCATTGTAAGTTGGCCACTTGATGTATCTCATCATATGTTGGAATTATGTGTGACACAACATAAAAGTGGAAAGGGTGGAGACAATGGGTTAAGGAATGAGATATGGCTTGACATAGCTAAAAAGTTAAATGAGAAGTATGGGATGACATATGATTGGAAACAATGCCGAAACCAtttcaagatttggaaggcAAGATTCAAAACGCTTAGTGATCTGCAGAAAAATAGTGGCATGGGTTGGAATGCTCAAGAGAATAGGTTTAATGCAGGCCAACATGTTTGGAGTGAATTCAAGGTAAATTGGTGACCATTTCAAAGTTTATAAACTTATGTATATAGTAagctataataataatatatttgaATGCTTGGCAGAAGAAGGAGCAGCGATATTGGAAAGAGCATAGAGTTCTACCAATTCATCTAGAAGTAGCTATTTGGCTAGGCAATGAAGTAGCCTCAGGGGTAGATTCCATACACGCTGCTGATGTAGCCTATGATGAAGACCAAGAGTTGCCTTTCCAAGAAATGACATTTGATAATATTGACCTTGAGACTGAAGACATGGAGGTTGAAGGAAAAGGTAATTCCACTCTCAATCAGAGTACTAGCCGTTCACATAAAATGGCTTCTACATCTGGCAAAAGACAATCCcactcaaggaaaaagaaagcagGTGTTGATAAGATTGCCAGTCTATTAAAAATGATAGCTAAGGTGATATCTATTTTATTAACCAAAGAGAGTGATTTAGCAACCGAGTTACATGAAGTAATTGATGCCATTCCAGGGATTGACTTTGAGAAACAAATAGTTATAAAAGAGTTTTTGGTGGACAAGAAGGATAAGGCTAATCTATTTTTGACTGCCCCTATTGAAAAGAGGCCTCAAATGATTGAGTATTATCTTCGACTGATAAGAGAGCAGGGTAATTTTATTTGATGCTTTGGGTGAAAGAGTGGTTTATTGAACTTATGACTTTGTGTTTGTGAGATATTAAGCTTGACGTAGATGTTTTAGTTGTTTATCTTTATATTTCTTTGGTAGTTTTCTTTAGAATGTTATATTGGAACAATATTACTCTTGGTACTGTTTGTTTCATTTTAAGAACAGCTCTAtgtatttatttcatttctgcTTCTATCATTGTTTTATGCTTGAcatggaggtgataattttgaTTATTTCCTAATGTATTGAGGCATTATTGCCCTCCCTAATAAGGTCCTTCGACCTTTATTTGAGGCTGATCCAAACCGCTTATTATctggggttttgaaaaatctccTCAAATATTAGATGTGATatcaaattttggatttttagtTCTCACCTCTTAATCAACCATTGGACCGTTTGATATTTACTTATGTTCTTCAATTTCTAATGTATCCAGATGGACATTATTGGTAGATGCAAAATTTGTTAAAGTCGATGTAACATATTTACATCAACTACGACGAATAATCCGGGAAGAAAATTCTTCAAATGCCCTATTCACATGTCTTTTTTTATGTGGGTGGACTACTTAAGAATGTGTGACTGTGGAAAAGGTCAGTGCAAGGTCCGTAGGTGCACAAGAGGACCAGACATAGGGCGAGAGTTTTGGTGTTGCCCCAATTCTACCACAGTATAGCTATCATATAATTTTTCTCTTTAATATTATTATCATTGTAATAATTCATCAAGTTGGAGCTGaagccctctgcaatctcagaagagactgccGGCGAATGAAtgaccggatccaccaatcgtggtaccgcccgttAGTCCACCCAGTGTAAACCCTACGTAATGGCTTGAGCgaacgaaggcacggattcactctgtttgcctccgcctgGGGCTTgatgctctcgggtctgtctcagaaAATTGAACGGATGTAGGGGCGGACctaagaagcacatccgcccgtggatccgctcccttttaagtGTGTCCCAAGTGTCAAACGGATGCACCAccggactcaagtaagaagttccgctcGTGGGTTCGCTCGCTCTGACtataccttttggcctgaacggagtcaggggcggattcacctctgctgagaccgcccgtgagtctgctcgtgctgtcttggttgaaatctgattttaaccttaaggGCCTAGCATGAGACCCTTCTATAcatactttaatgattgtttttatattcctaggctacccaactgaTGGAGAGCGAGAAGCcgaggtgagattcatgtcaaccacacgtGGCGgcgcccgtgttaggtgagtgggttctgggtgattttgttggatttgattattatataattgttaatattaagcatgctatgatatatttataagcatggtgcgcattgcattttattcaattgtgaattgttatgaatgtgatagtatgctcaccaatgtatcgGGCTGCGGTGTCGAGtgtgccggtgccggaaccccaatttatttaaattataaaaagtgttgtatgtcatcctgaactgtatatgccgtgccgtgttggtacccgggtactagacggaatgggacgttgatgcaccccggaatacctctcgggacgataggacctgcatatagtatatctacggctaggatgcttattcccttatgctacgacccttgccaagaggggtttatgtgttggatagtctgagcacctgtgatctgtggaggtgggagaggccaggacaagggtagtgatggctatcggggtttaccactgggtggtcatgatgacTTCTACTggcgcaggtcccttcgtgataattgaggtctcactggggcgataggataagtgaccctcagtgtctcccgagttatcacagtagtatatacttgaccgatagaattgtgtgttaggtgaaaaatgaatctaacattagcatgcatcattctgattgatattgattgtatggtgtatgtgcattcccctttgctccctcactagctagtgtagctaaccctgttgcgcaacccctttttagttgattatgcaggaggtactacttagatgagcactgttggatgtgcatcaagtggagccagtggctgtgacttggatgtagatctacacccaagattggtgtcCTCATGgcaattgtttattatttaatttcctgTCTTCATCCCATAATCATGTATAaattgtatgtttatttatagagagagtaatgaatggttacttgtattagaattgtaatatgtgttatcactagagaaccgatgctctataatttcacatgatttaatttaatttcgcttccgctaactctgtatttaGAACAGTTTATTCCTTTTATACATTCTTTCTGTCGttataatgtgatgacagggtggactgtggctcgggacactgtatctgcgatcttggtaggtattgggatgatgtgtgattgtcccagtcatacccctatgtggcaaaaatatcttacatcgagATAGGGGCGtgatagagtggtatcagagcgtgatgctttgcaccgaccacagtccaGTATAACcgcttgatttactctccacaaataggttctaaattaaaaatctcaagaacataaatgattgtgtgcagacttagggagaagactgattggagtggaaacaagaatctagatgataataggcaacataGAATCTAGGATTTGAAACATAGGCTATTGGATATAATTATGccattgcttggttgagtcttaagtagatATTAGTTGGATAAgtatatgttataattcatgaccgataatgaattaaacataaccaaccacaataatccacaatgatctaaacaagaggaattaagcaACATATATAGATATgaattatatatatgtatatataattcTCAATTGTTCTAAATTCCTGTTTGGGCATGCTTTTGCCCCTTCCGACCCAAAACCCCAAGATTCCACCTGTGCCAATTTAAAACACCTGATTTGTTCCATCCAACTTAAAGAGTACATTCATCCACCACAATGAAAAGTTCAAATAGTTCACCAAACCACCggatcaaaaggaaaaaaggaaaaactaaaggaaaagtaaaataagGAGTTCCACAAAGATCCATCACCCGGATAAGCAAGAGCTGATTAAAATAACTTCAAAGAACTGCTGGAGGAGAACTGAGCTAGGCATATGCACCACCTCTACCACTACGACCCAGGGAAGCATTGAGATCTTTCACCTCTCGGTCGATGCCCTCTAGGCGTTGAGCCCGATTAGAGAATTGCTTCTTGACGTCGTCAAAGCCGTCCATCGTCCTCAAGGTCAATCGTCGAATGGCCATCATGATGTTGCTACTTACCCCAGGTGCAACCAAAGTACCTGTTGCAGAAGGCCCTGAGCCCATAAATTCCAGatcatcactatcatcctcatcctcctccctgtTACCTCTGCCACCCCCGTAATGCACCTGCTCAcctgcactgtcataatcataataCAGATTCATTTTCTATAGTGCATTGAATCCAATAGGTCCCTCTGTACTTGTTTCTTTGGGTTCATGATCAAGATCAAtcccaaggaataagaaaatcctagtaAGCAGGCGACTATAGGGTAAGGTGTTGTTGCGAGCAGGATTCATCACCATGCAGGCCATGTGCTACATGACCATGTAAGGCAAACAGATGGGCTGGCCAGTATATAGAAAATGGGCCAGAACTACAGACATCAGAGGAGGTAATGTACTATGAGCCTTGGAAGGAGTCAGATTGGTCTTAGCTATAAAGATCAAAACACGTTGTGAAGGAGGAAACTTGGTAAGGTCAACATTCTCCTCATAGTTGTCATTGGTGAGGACCTTGAATAATTTCCTGCTCTCATCTGAATGCAAGCATTTGTCTGGATGACTCCCTGGAGGATAGTATACTTGTTCACCCTCGGAAGAGACACTGAGAAGAATCCCTAACTCTGTTGCAGTGAAACCAATGACCACTCCCTTTACATAGGAAGTCAGTTTgtactcatcatcttcctccttggtTAGGACCAAATTTGCATAGAACTCCCTGACCAATGTGGGATAGTAGAAGTCCGGCTGAACAAGCATGTTGGTCTACTACAGCCTCTCAAACCTAGCCCCCACCTTGTAGGCTAGGAGCTCCTTCACTGTGACATCTCTCTCCACCAGAATCTTCCTGTTGAAGAGATGCTCCCTATAGATCCCTTCGGTCTTTTTGGAGGTGAACCGATTTACGTTGTAAGAAATGGGAATAGCTTGCACAATGGATagatctctccttctctttgggCCCATGATTTGATTTTCTACACAACAAGGGCACAAACCAAAGAAGGACAGTAAATGTAAGCCCAATTGAATTGATGACATGCAATTGGTAAATAAATTATAGGAATGGAATGTTTAAATGATATGGAAATGAATTGAAAAGAAGGCTAGACATGATGGGAAAAATTAAATATACATATGTGAATGATGAGGACATAGAATGTGGAatatggataccattggagatatattgagaagagaagaaacaagatCAAACCATACACGAAGTCTGCATGAGATCCCTAGTATGTTTAGAAGTGAACAATGAGGCCAACACAAATAATATATGTGCTTTTGACTATTATATGTTTCAACCAATGTCAAACAAGTAAATGATTAGAAGGAATacccccaacaagagacaaggaatTATTTAATTGAGAAAAATGAGATAAATATCAAGAAATTTTAGCAACTATTGGAATGAAGATGGGAAATGTAATTGAGGACATGTTAATGGGATAATGTCCATGAATTGGAGATGCAAACACAAACTTGAAGGTTTTCCCAAGCATTGAAGGATTAGGGTTTTACCcaatttaaacccaaaattattCGAGTAGATCTAACTACACTTGGCAACCTTAgcaaacaatctctaaaatgctttcAAGGGCTTTAAAATCCATAAGAAATGCAATGCACAAACAAGGAATCCAAccatatagtgccattgatcgattagggcttgatttacacccaaaatcctaacctaaaatcgattttgggcatgatcttggcatacatggccatgaaagtataaacaaaatcaaatcccatCAAAACCTAGGCTATCCATCTCAAATCCaaggagaaaaggaagagaaatatAAAGAGACACAAGCCAAAAATTCTACAATGGGGCAAAAAAGGAATATGTAGAGACAAGCAAATCTtacaatggaagaaagaagagattagaaaagagagaagagaagaggaataTTACCTTGAGAGTGAGAGAAGGAACTTTGAGGCTTGAGATCACAAGAAATCCACTCAAAGGAGTGCTTGGAAGTCCAACCGAAAACCTTGTAGAGCCCTCTTCCCTTACGGTTGTGTTTCCCCTCTTTGGAGCCAGaatgagtttttaaaactcatggctctgttttgttaaaattccgCGAATGGACAAATGAATGGAACTACTTATCATGACTCCGCCCGTTGATCTGTCCcgcttaaaacttaaaattttggaTTATTAGCCTGAGCGGATCAATGAGCGGATCCACATTTATGAGTCCACCCATAGATCCATTCGATTCATCTCCTCTTGGCCTTTTGACCTTCTGAAAAAGGACGAACTAACGGATTcacgttccacatccgcccgttagtccactCTCCTTATCTTTTTGgtggagccacgaacggacccaaTGCACTGGCACCACTCATGAGTCCGCttaatttcttttaggattttgagcccagattttggagaccttttgtcCCACCCATGTATGATGAACATATTCCTATACCCTAGACTCGACACCCTATTGTGTGACTCATTTGTtggaaccacctaagtctagttaAGGCCCTAAAGTTTAAGAGGGTTAGGACTTATACCTGACTGGGCCAGCCAATGTTTGACGGCAGGCATCAGTGTACGTTGTAACTCCCCTCCTATGCGAAAGAAGGAGAGTTATCTTTGTGGATGCAAGTCCTTAGACTCGTTAGTGAGTGAACCGAAACCTAcgtggtgtagaaacccttatgGGGGTATATAGGTTTCAACTTTTAGCTAGGCCCTGCAAGAAGGAAACAATAAGCTGGTTTGAGCAGGTTTAGCTGAACAAGCCATAAGGGCCATGTGTATTGGGGAATCAGTCatgacacctcaagctagtgacgactctatttgtactttacttggttcatccaaaccttgtataGACTCATAGAGATAGTCCTACATTGTGACTTAGTTTCCACAGGGACCTAGTATACCATACCTAGAGCTATCCTTGTTCCTTTGGATTGACTTAGGttatagatatgtcc containing:
- the LOC122644861 gene encoding uncharacterized protein LOC122644861 gives rise to the protein MATQEGTQSRSQSIVSWPLDVSHHMLELCVTQHKSGKGGDNGLRNEIWLDIAKKLNEKYGMTYDWKQCRNHFKIWKARFKTLSDLQKNSGMGWNAQENRFNAGQHVWSEFKKKEQRYWKEHRVLPIHLEVAIWLGNEVASGVDSIHAADVAYDEDQELPFQEMTFDNIDLETEDMEVEGKGNSTLNQSTSRSHKMASTSGKRQSHSRKKKAGVDKIASLLKMIAKVISILLTKESDLATELHEVIDAIPGIDFEKQIVIKEFLVDKKDKANLFLTAPIEKRPQMIEYYLRLIREQGNFI